From Saccharomycodes ludwigii strain NBRC 1722 chromosome IV, whole genome shotgun sequence, one genomic window encodes:
- the LPL1 gene encoding putative hydrolase (similar to Saccharomyces cerevisiae YOR059C | LPL1 | LD phospholipase) — MKQNNNNTKHLYILFHGLWGNHKHMHAIRDYLLEYNETTQRDSSAHEIVVFIPCKSGYFKTFDGIDIVGDRTFIEIMEFLKENDYAFQYISCIGYSMGGLVARYCMGKLYAANVFSRMKPKSFITFATPHIGVEFFNKQNYFYNLLRLLGCTFLGRSGRQLFIKDSYRKLLVELVTKDIFVKGLEVFENKLVFCNVENDRVVSFYTSFITNKCEKCDYSVRENDFEHIIPRETFIVDVTVPPKTNLIASANSDYNVLNIVKLVSKFSILTLLGVLLSPFILLLNLGGTLYSYYSVSVFKLAAKNFENYQLISDDDISSDWEEVRSVAYPKDTTTGESKEWSSFILKYSQNDDNFNQPNSKPLDLDQDRSIIYKNLSNIKWIRIPYYLKTFNSHRTIVARDGIEHVNDQGRKTLKFSIKLIIFLQNNTNIDNKIQ, encoded by the coding sequence atgaaacaaaataacaacaataccaaacatttatatatattgtttcATGGGCTATGGGGTAATCATAAGCATATGCACGCCATAAGAGATTATTTGCTGGAGTATAATGAAACAACACAAAGGGACAGTAGTGCACATGAAATCGTAGTCTTTATACCTTGCAAAAGTggttattttaaaacatttgatGGAATTGATATCGTCGGTGATAGAacttttattgaaattatggaatttttaaaagaaaacgaTTATGCTTTCCAATATATAAGCTGTATTGGCTATTCTATGGGTGGACTGGTTGCTCGTTATTGTATGGGCAAATTATATGCGGCAAACGTTTTCTCGAGGATGAAGCCTAAATCATTTATTACATTTGCCACTCCGCATATAGGTGttgaatttttcaataaacaaaattatttttataacttGTTGAGACTGTTGGGTTGTACATTTTTGGGTAGAAGTGGTAgacaattatttattaaagataGTTACAGAAAATTGTTAGTCGAATTAGTTACCAAGGATATCTTTGTTAAAGGCTTGGaagtttttgaaaataaattagttTTTTGTAACGTTGAGAATGATAGGGTTGTTTCATTCTATACTTCTTTCATTACAAATAAATGTGAGAAATGCGACTATAGTGTTAGAGAAAATGATTTTGAGCATATTATACCAAGAGAAACGTTTATTGTGGATGTAACTGTACCACCCAAGACAAATTTAATTGCAAGTGCTAATTCAGATTATAATGTGCTAAATATTGTTAAGCTTGTCTCCAAATTTAGTATTCTAACGCTTCTTGGTGTTTTGTTGTCTccgtttattttattattgaatttgGGGGGGACTTTGTACAGTTATTACAGTGTATCTGTATTTAAATTAGCGgcaaaaaattttgaaaactaCCAGTTAATATctgatgatgatatttCATCTGATTGGGAGGAGGTCCGTTCAGTTGCCTACCCAAAAGATACTACAACCGGTGAATCTAAAGAATGGAGCTCTTTTATCCTTAAGTACTCAcaaaatgatgataatttCAACCAACCAAATTCTAAACCCCTGGATCTGGATCAAGATAGATCtataatttacaaaaactTAAGCAACATCAAGTGGATAAGGATAccatattatttaaaaactttcAACTCACATAGAACGATTGTAGCAAGGGATGGAATTGAGCATGTAAACGATCAAGGTAGAAAAACGTTGAAATTTTCTATAAAGTTGATTATCTTTCTACAAAACAATActaatattgataataagaTTCAATAA
- the SGT1 gene encoding co-chaperone SGT1 (similar to Saccharomyces cerevisiae YOR057W | SGT1 | Suppressor of G2 (Two) allele of skp1) produces MPVETDIANGCKLIFEQNKPKEALEIYDSVLLKEPENFNAHYYKCIALHKLYYGSKNWHTEEVLTALKENLTKALEIAKKRCIREKIGLVYYRWFLLYYHLKDYDSANRYLENAKKYGYNDQTLPLWEANLKEKRTGIVKEGQISKDIIKEEVPQGTEQQQQTSKFRTDWYQSPKTVTISLFTANPPKTKDEITIDLKNKNNSAHLTLSYKNPSNTSSEFQYTANLSNPIDVGSFDPAKDIFIGSKKLEITLTKNKAGVTWKTLELQKDQEQQKSSIQPISTTNSTSKTNSVLEYPSSSKKHIDWSKFDLDSDEYENDENAGDANKFFQELYKNSDADTQRAMMKSFIESNGTALNTNWNEVKSETVETVPPDGLEAKKWD; encoded by the coding sequence atgccTGTAGAAACTGATATAGCAAACGGCTGTAAGTTGATAtttgaacaaaataaaccaaaGGAAGCTCTTGAAATATATGATTCAGTTTTGCTCAAAGAACctgaaaattttaatgcACATTACTACAAATGTATAGCATTGCACAAATTATATTACGGTTCTAAAAATTGGCACACTGAAGAGGTTTTGACTGCTTTGAAAGAGAATTTAACCAAAGCGCTGGaaattgcaaaaaaaagatgtatcagagaaaaaattggattAGTTTATTACAGATGGTTTTTACTATACTATCATTTGAAAGATTACGACAGTGCTAATAGATATCTAGAAAACGCCAAGAAATATGGATACAATGATCAAACTTTGCCACTATGGGAGGCTAACTTAAAAGAGAAACGGACGGGTATTGTGAAAGAGGGACAAATATCAAAGGATATCATCAAAGAGGAAGTACCACAAGGAACtgaacagcaacaacaaacTTCAAAATTTAGGACTGATTGGTACCAGTCTCCCAAAACAGTTACtatttcattatttacCGCTAACCCGCCAAAAACTAAAGACGAAATTACGatagatttgaaaaataagaataacaGCGCCCACCTAACTTTGAGCTACAAAAATCCATCCAATACATCATCAGAATTTCAATATACTGCAAATTTGAGTAATCCAATTGATGTAGGATCATTTGATCCTGctaaagatatttttatcgGCTCCAAAAAGTTAGAAATTACtttaaccaaaaataaagctGGTGTTACCTGGAAAACTTTGGAATTACAAAAAGACCAGGAACAACAAAAATCGTCTATTCAACCAATATCAACTACTAATAGTACCTCTAAAACCAATTCTGTATTGGAGTATCCATCCTCTTCTAAAAAACATATAGACTGGTCCAAATTCGATTTGGATTCGGATGaatatgaaaatgatgaaaatgCAGGTGATgcaaacaaattttttcaagaaTTGTATAAGAATTCTGATGCCGATACTCAGCGTGCTATGATGAAATCATTTATTGAAAGTAACGGTACTGCTTTAAATACTAATTGGAACGAAGTTAAATCTGAAACAGTAGAAACTGTACCACCAGATGGATTGGAAGCAAAAAAATGGGACTAA
- the THI4 gene encoding thiamine thiazole synthase (similar to Saccharomyces cerevisiae YGR144W | THI4 | THIamine metabolism), which translates to MSLTKTVLNNSSVLKVNTANTRHCLTDVVKTEDWSDFHFTKITESTVSRAMTSRYFKDVYDYAIADVIIVGAGSSGLSAAYVIAKARPDLKVVIIESSLAPGGGCWVSGMLYSAQVVRKPAHLFLDELEVPYEDEGDYVVVKHAALFTSTITSKVLSLPNVKFFNAVTVEDLVTKPCEENDKNSKLTVSGVVINWTLVTMAHDTQSCMDPNVIELSGYNEDGTRDYSKKHGVILSATGHDGPFGAFCAKRIAALEPETTEFKSMKGLDMNKSEDEVVKHAGSHKGGVDSIFFCGMEEAEIYGLSRMGPTFGAMFVSGIKAGEEILKHFAK; encoded by the coding sequence atgtctTTAACTAAAACTGTTTTAAACAACTCATCCGTATTAAAAGTCAACACTGCCAACACTCGCCATTGTTTAACTGATGTCGTTAAGACCGAAGATTGGAGTGATTTCCACTTTACCAAAATCACAGAATCTACTGTTTCGCGTGCAATGACTAGTAGATATTTCAAAGACGTTTATGACTACGCCATTGctgatgttattattgtaggTGCAGGAAGTAGTGGGTTATCTGCTGCTTATGTCATTGCTAAAGCTAGACCTGACTTAAaagttgttattattgaaagTTCATTAGCACCAGGTGGTGGGTGTTGGGTTAGCGGCATGTTGTATAGTGCCCAAGTCGTTAGAAAACCAGctcatttatttttggatgAGTTAGAAGTTCCTTATGAAGATGAAGGTGATTATGTTGTTGTTAAACATGCTGCTTTGTTTACTTCTACCATTACCAGTAAGGTTTTAAGTTTGCCAAAtgtcaaatttttcaatgctGTTACCGTGGAAGATTTAGTCACTAAACCTTGTGAAGAAAATGACAAAAACAGTAAATTAACTGTTTCAggtgttgttattaattgGACTTTAGTTACTATGGCCCATGACACCCAATCTTGTATGGATCCTAATGTTATTGAGTTATCTGGTTATAATGAAGATGGTACAAGAGATTATAGCAAGAAACATGGTGTTATTTTATCTGCTACTGGTCACGATGGCCCATTTGGTGCATTCTGCGCCAAGAGAATTGCAGCTTTAGAACCTGAAACAACCGAATTTAAGTCAATGAAAGGTTTAGATATGAATAAATCTGAAGATGAAGTTGTTAAACATGCTGGTAGCCACAAGGGTGGTGTTGACAGCATCTTTTTCTGTGGTATGGAAGAGGCAGAAATTTATGGCTTAAGTCGTATGGGTCCTACTTTCGGTGCCATGTTTGTTTCTGGTATCAAAGCTGGTGAAGAAATTTTGAAACATTTTgctaaataa
- the ASE1 gene encoding Ase1p (similar to Saccharomyces cerevisiae YOR058C | ASE1 | Anaphase Spindle Elongation): MKTPNKLEATSSSSSRSSTGNFFNDNRSKIISNNYDQITTNMTGFFTTTTSALSSYSSQDIMDENFFKLTPVKIKKPIIFSDTTSNTNDTTSSSIKRTPSSIHRIGNTGVSIYKLNNNNHYNENFLKISKELETLLNNINVIYNEIGYPLHEINERETSIFNELSQKIHQFFTKANTEKLNISIENENILQILRLILKSMGDQRGINTIPDLYIRNMIVLSQQDLSPSKREISLLNKRKILSDGLNFVFQKFLVALKHYLQLCLDYNQIMKLLGETQDSNCNNLNDNSIFILDESKCQDINQLLLASQVSMDSISQFFIQDFQNHKTTSILNQANFSTEGLDKIRNKIVLLRQKYDDRMFKLKNSIQDILDLALYLEIDLQAFMLKNDINDERVIKLILFNTKSDYKAMDSKLIIPTSLLDTLQTIIKTFLKIKENRESERDSLHEKCVELWSKLKISKEEITNFMNDKIEIYKGMLPPVVIMNYQQQHEALLKLKRESIKQLIETTMVKIMDLWDSMGFSAIEREPFLTFYNENFAQSNKNTNADDENGNDLVLNRCERELSILEEKYKLYEPILKNIALFETYQEDKKKLEKSSKDPSRLLCKNSNKILLYEERTRKKISRHFPLIIQSLKEKLINFESQFNRPFINYRKGDMPYLDIVLEQEKEILTKYPKSRMSIVPKVTSNRDVSVFGTTNNGTINTTRMNAYNQHQHFPSTKRQKIGEHINNNYNKLTPSPYTKNKIGKSPQKVSLSGKNISGTVYNHNTSSSSRTVRFRNPLTTDIYKHNENTPINTPKTNRRLLIQLSPSLLNRTTARRPNLGKTHIPLPKSFSNLESGKDKENYTIKKNTDIINKDNNNLAISTRHINNTTSEIVTKQDTTNKTDSNDVINSNSFTMGVEVSLLDDEDDDLNFNIWQKEQMVKISNNK, encoded by the coding sequence atgaaaacgCCTAATAAACTAGAAGCAACTAGCAGCAGTAGCAGTAGAAGTAGCACAGGTAATTTCTTTAATGATAACCGAagtaaaattattagtaaCAATTACGatcaaataacaacaaacaTGACTGGTTTTTTTACAACTACAACTTCCGCGCTCAGTAGTTACTCTTCACAGGATATAATGgatgaaaatttttttaaattaactcccgtgaaaataaaaaaacctattattttttctgaCACCACTAGTAACACTAATGATACAACTAGCAGCTCAATAAAAAGAACACCTTCATCCATACATAGGATTGGTAATACAGGTGTCAGTATTTATAAgttaaacaacaacaaccatTACAATGAAAATTTTCTAAAGATATCTAAAGAATTGGAAACCTTATTAAACAATATAAATGTTATATATAACGAAATTGGGTACCCTTTACatgaaattaatgaaaGAGAAACTTCAATTTTTAACGAATTGTCCCAAAAAATACATCAATTTTTTACCAAAGCAAATACGgagaaattaaatatatccattgaaaatgaaaatattttgcaaaTATTGAgattaattttgaaaagtatGGGTGATCAAAGAGGTATTAACACAATACCGGACTTATATATCAGAAATATGATTGTGTTATCGCAACAGGATTTGTCTCCAAGTAAAAGGGAGATATCTTTactaaataaaagaaaaatattgagTGATGgtttaaattttgtttttcagaAATTTTTAGTTGCattaaaacattatttaCAATTATGCCTAGACTATAATCAAATTATGAAACTATTAGGTGAAACACAGGATTCCAATTGTAATAACTTAAACGATAATAGCATATTTATCTTGGATGAAAGTAAATGTCAAGATATTAATCAATTATTGTTAGCATCACAAGTCTCTATGGACTCGATATCgcaattttttatacaGGACTTTCAGAATCACAAAACGACTTCAATACTTAACCAAGCAAACTTTTCAACTGAAGGATTGGataaaataagaaataaaatagttttattGAGACAGAAATATGACGACAGAATgtttaaattgaaaaattctATTCAAGATATTTTAGACTTAGCCTTATATTTAGAGATAGATTTGCAAGCCTTTATGCTGAAGAACGATATAAATGATGAGAGGGTTATaaaattgatattattcAACACCAAATCAGATTATAAAGCAATGGACTCTAAATTGATAATACCGACAAGTTTATTAGACACTTTACAGACGataattaaaacttttctGAAAATAAAGGAGAACAGAGAATCTGAGAGAGATTCTTTGCATGAAAAATGTGTCGAACTTTGGagtaaattgaaaatatccAAAGAAGAAATTACCAACTTTATGAAcgataaaatagaaatatacAAGGGAATGTTACCCCCTGTTGTAATAATGaattatcaacaacaacatgaAGCTTTATTGAAACTGAAACGGGAATCTATAAAGCAACTGATAGAGACTACTATGGTTAAAATCATGGATTTATGGGATTCTATGGGGTTTTCAGCTATAGAAAGGGAACCATTTCTAACATTTTACAACGAAAACTTTGCTCAaagcaataaaaatactaacGCCGACGACGAAAATGGAAATGATTTAGTTCTAAATAGATGTGAACGGGAGCTATCTATATTGGAAGAAAAATACAAGCTTTATGAAcctattttgaaaaacattGCACTTTTTGAAACTTATCAAgaggataaaaaaaagctagAAAAAAGTAGCAAAGATCCTTCGAGATTGTTATGCAAAAATTCCAACAAGATTTTGTTATATGAAGAAAGaactagaaaaaaaatttctagACATTTCCCTCTGATTATTCAGAGCTTAAAGGAGAAATTAATTAACTTTGAATCTCAATTTAATAGAccatttataaattatagGAAGGGTGATATGCCCTATTTGGATATAGTTTTggaacaagaaaaagaaattttaacTAAATATCCCAAAAGCAGAATGTCTATTGTACCAAAAGTGACTTCTAACAGGGATGTGTCCGTTTTTGGTACCACCAACAATGGTACTATTAACACTACTAGGATGAATGCTTATAACCAACATCAACACTTTCCGTCAACGAAGAGACAGAAAATAGGAGAACAtattaacaacaattaTAACAAGCTTACTCCATCTCCTTAtactaaaaacaaaatcgGTAAAAGTCCGCAGAAGGTAAGTCTATCaggtaaaaatatttctggTACAGtatataatcataataCCAGTAGCAGCAGTAGAACAGTTAGATTCCGAAATCCATTGACTACTGATATTTACAAACATAACGAAAACACACCTATTAATACTCCAAAAACTAATAGAAGATTATTAATACAATTATCTCCCAGCTTATTAAATCGAACTACTGCACGAAGACCGAACCTGGGGAAAACACACATACCTTTGCCTAAATCCTTTTCTAATTTAGAATCTGGCAAAGATAAGGAAAATTAcactataaaaaaaaatactgacATTATAAACAAGGACAATAACAATTTAGCTATAAGTACTCGccatattaataatactacttCAGAAATAGTAACAAAACAAGATACTACGAACAAAACTGACAGTAATGATGTTATTAACAGCAATTCCTTTACTATGGGGGTGGAAGTAAGTCTAttagatgatgaagatgatgatttgaattttaatatatggCAAAAAGAACAGATGGTTAAAATAagcaacaataaataa
- the AIM29 gene encoding Aim29p (similar to Saccharomyces cerevisiae YKR074W | AIM29 | Altered Inheritance rate of Mitochondria) produces MSVSTSIDYDNNEPLLTTTTPLSSCTLTIRVIKSFPYRNVKNIILKEYNLDTKTPKQLYEDALKYIQTTAGFRPFRTVKYDTMKVYTHAHGSKTVNLVINFDHDNDPKWVLDVNEDNKKLVDYDIQNETEISLYVLNDYLAYKENPEEKW; encoded by the coding sequence ATGTCGGTTTCAACTTCAATAGattatgataataatgaaccATTGCTTACTACAACCACTCCTTTATCCAGCTGTACTTTGACCATTAGAGTCATCAAATCTTTCCCATATAGAAATGtgaaaaacattattttaaaagaatacaATCTAGACACTAAAACACCCAAGCAGTTATACGAAGATGCACtcaaatatattcaaaCTACTGCAGGATTTAGACCATTTAGAACTGTGAAATATGATACAATGAAAGTTTACACCCATGCCCATGGTTCTAAAACAGTCAATTTGGTCATCAATTTTGATCATGATAATGATCCTAAGTGGGTCCTGGATGTTAACGAAGATAACAAGAAGTTGGTTGATTATGATATTCAAAACGAAACAGAAATATCATTGTATGTATTGAATGATTACTTAGCGTATAAAGAAAATCCAGAAgaaaaatggtaa
- the NOB1 gene encoding rRNA-binding endoribonuclease (similar to Saccharomyces cerevisiae YOR056C | NOB1 | Nin1 (One) Binding protein), which yields MFNANHTTSIPDEDKKIDSLVLDATPLITQSYQHLKQYASKFYTTPTVYNEIRDANARKNLEVWDTLGVLHKRHPKESSIKYVSNFSKLTGDYQVLSANDIHIIALTYELEVELNGTDKNVRKRPGEILPIDLKRQELEEKRGKELKKEEQMKKKTQQQEEREKKQKNGDTTREEKEEEKNGEGKKKRTRRGGKKQRIKKELAAAIASNEADNNNTAQETGIKDKSLPNESNAITNSSLDFENGEYFADEDEDGDWITPLNIATQLMKDNGEDTVGGTALNNEMYDDDEEKVVALCSGDFAVQNVVLQMNLKLMNFMNGLRIKKLRNYMLRCHACFKMVPLPKSEKQVHFCPSCGGYNTVLRCAVSIDTSGKIIPHLKKNFQWSNRGNRYSLASPLSKNSVKKYGKKGYDHGNPVDVVILREDQKEYEQSIKQEEWTRKHNEKVLNDYLGGSSSGSADNIISPFVDIDGLKHHKTRIGKGRYVNRGRNSKK from the coding sequence ATGTTCAACGCTAACCACACTACTTCCATCCCTGACGaggacaaaaaaattgactCGTTGGTATTGGATGCTACTCCATTAATTACTCAATCGTACCAACATCTAAAACAGTATGCTTCAAAATTCTATACGACTCCAACTGTTTATAATGAAATTAGAGATGCTAATGCACGTAAAAATTTAGAAGTTTGGGACACCTTGGGCGTATTGCATAAAAGGCATCCTAAAGAAAGCAGCATTAAATATGtatctaatttttctaaGTTGACTGGTGATTATCAAGTACTAAGTGCAAATGATATACATATTATTGCATTAACTTACGAATTAGAAGTTGAATTAAATGGAACTGATAAGAATGTTAGGAAAAGACCAGGTGAGATTTTGCCCATTGATTTGAAAAGACAAGAACTTGAAGAGAAAAGGGGGAaggaattgaaaaaagaagaacaaatgaaaaaaaaaacacagcAACAggaagaaagagaaaaaaagcaaaaaaatggtGATACTACtagagaagaaaaagaagaagaaaagaatggagaggggaaaaagaagagaacAAGAAGAGGTGGTAAAAAGCAAaggattaaaaaagaactaGCTGCAGCCATTGCTTCCAATGAGgctgataataacaatacagCTCAAGAAACAGGgattaaagataaaagcTTGCCCAATGAATCTAATGCTATCACAAACTCTTCATtagattttgaaaatgggGAATATTTTgcagatgaagatgaagatggcGACTGGATTACACCTTTAAATATAGCTACGCAATTGATGAAAGATAACGGTGAAGATACAGTTGGTGGCACAGCATTAAACAATGAAATGTACGACGATGACGAGGAAAAGGTAGTTGCTTTGTGTAGTGGTGATTTTGCTGTACAAAATGTTGTATTACAAATGAACCTAAAACTAATGAATTTTATGAATGGTCTAAGGATCAAAAAATTGCGTAACTATATGTTAAGATGCCATGCATGCTTTAAAATGGTTCCACTGCCTAAATCTGAAAAGCAGGTACATTTTTGTCCGTCTTGCGGTGGATACAATACTGTTTTAAGATGTGCTGTATCCATTGACACTTCTGGTAAGATTATTcctcatttaaaaaaaaactttcaaTGGAGTAATAGAGGTAATAGATATTCGTTAGCCAGCCCATTGTCTAAAAACagtgttaaaaaatatggtaAAAAAGGGTACGATCATGGTAACCCAGTAGATGTGGTTATATTAAGAGAAGATCAAAAGGAATATGAACAATCTATTAAACAAGAAGAATGGACCAGAAAACATAATGAGAAAGTATTAAATGATTATTTGGGAGGTAGTTCAAGTGGTTCTgctgataatattatatctCCTTTTGTAGATATCGATGGATTGAAGCATCACAAGACCAGGATCGGCAAAGGAAGATATGTAAACAGAGGACGCAATAGTAAGAAATGA
- the VHS3 gene encoding phosphopantothenoylcysteine decarboxylase complex subunit VHS3 (similar to Saccharomyces cerevisiae YKR072C | SIS2 | SIt4 Suppressor (paralog of YOR054C | VHS3)), which yields MEQPKPIIVQKDLQSSIMKKDTNTNSASNNNVISSSTQTDQATKSIMNVSGTSGAVVNNTPEPGLKRIPTVTFSDTPLTSTSNPTAANTDNLKAIFTSASPITSNTENENGSNGNILRRQTPIQQQGNHEFGHNLSPKSDSSVTTNSSATSESHNNNIINMIASKLHNLTTVTSPIHVLNNSNSGINTPTNATINSTESYGNDNDNGNSFKTQSINNKISKDVTSSTPTNSTKDINGNINNEHAHFFVGDSLHSPPIRSETGSPIYTNVKKKLGALNENNEVDSTNIDNELNKSVKNSTEISVKLRDPVTSSNITKVPETNDKNIENGATTPTSGINSNIIPKRENAKNLEPRLPQNDGKLHILFGACGSLSVMKIKGMIKKLEDIYGGKDKISIQIILTEAAEKFLLKKKSYAMQSATIPAHTPTRNAAASTPISASVLSNTVCNTLNFDFPPHIQVWRDNDEWEVWKQRTDPVLHIELRRWADILVVAPLTANTLSKIAIGLCDNLLTNVIRAWNPIYPIFLAPSMVSNSFNSPITRRHLKTIKEEMDWITVFKPSEKIFGINGDIGLGGMMDGNEIVDKIVMQLGGYPKTDEDEEEDEDEDEEEDEDEDEDDTSNGDSKKANNGGEDEDDEDDDEDDDDDEDDDDEEDDDEDDDEGNQIEITEDKNNITAG from the coding sequence ATGGAACAACCTAAACCCATTATCGTTCAAAAAGATTTGCAAAGTTCTATAATGAAAAAGGACACCAATACAAATTCTgcttctaataataatgtcatTTCCTCCTCTACCCAGACAGATCAGGCTACTAAAAGTATTATGAATGTTAGCGGCACTTCCGGCGctgttgttaataatacacCCGAACCTGGCTTGAAAAGAATACCCACTGTCACCTTTAGTGATACTCCGTTAACATCAACTAGTAATCCCACTGCTGCCAACACCGATAATTTAAAAGCTATTTTTACTTCTGCTTCCCCAATTACAAGTAATACTGAAAATGAGAACGGCAGTAATGGTAATATACTTAGAAGACAAACACCAATACAACAGCAAGGTAACCATGAGTTTGGACATAATTTATCTCCCAAATCAGATTCTTCTGTTACTACTAACTCTTCTGCAACCAGTGAGTCccataataacaatataatCAATATGATTGCTTCCAAATTACATAATTTAACCACAGTGACATCACCTATACATGTTCTGAACAATTCTAATTCTGGTATCAATACGCCTACCAATGCCACCATAAATTCTACGGAAAGCTATGGCAATGACAATGATAATGGCAATAGTTTTAAAACCCAAAGCATAAATAATAAGATATCAAAGGATGTTACTAGCAGTACCCCAACTAATAGCACGAAGGATATTAACGGAAACATTAACAATGAGCATGCCCATTTTTTTGTGGGTGACTCTTTACATTCACCACCAATACGATCCGAGACAGGTAGCCCCATTTATACGAATGTCAAAAAGAAGCTTGGTGCATTAAATGAGAATAACGAGGTTGATAGCACTAATATAGATAATGAGCTTAATAAGTCGGTTAAAAACAGTACAGAAATAAGTGTAAAACTTCGTGACCCGGTTACTTCTTCTAATATTACAAAAGTTCCAGAaacaaatgataaaaatatagaaaacGGGGCTACGACACCTACTTCTGGTATTAACAGTAATATAATTCCTAAAAGGGAGAACGCCAAAAACCTAGAGCCTAGGCTACCTCAAAATGACGGTAAATtacatattttatttggaGCTTGCGGTTCATTGAGTGTTATGAAAATTAAAGGTATGATCAAGAAATTGGAAGATATATATGGGGGTAAGGATAAGATATCTATCCAAATCATATTAACTGAGGCTGCTGAGAAATttctattgaaaaaaaagtcgtATGCGATGCAAAGTGCCACGATCCCGGCACATACGCCTACAAGAAACGCTGCCGCTAGCACACCAATTTCTGCTTCTGTTCTTTCTAATACTGTTTGTAATActttaaattttgatttCCCCCCGCACATCCAAGTTTGGAGAGATAATGATGAATGGGAAGTTTGGAAACAAAGAACGGATCCGGTGTTGCATATTGAATTAAGAAGATGGGCGGATATTTTAGTTGTTGCACCATTGACGGCTAACACGTTATCTAAAATTGCCATTGGTTTGTGTGACAATCTATTGACCAATGTAATTAGAGCTTGGAATCCGATTTATCCTATTTTTTTGGCCCCATCTATGGTGAGCAATAGTTTTAATTCACCGATCACTAGAAGACATTTAAAAACTATTAAGGAGGAAATGGATTGGATTACTGTGTTTAAACCAAGTGAAAAGATTTTTGGGATTAATGGCGACATTGGGTTGGGTGGTATGATGGATGGAAACGAAATTGTGGATAAGATTGTAATGCAGCTTGGTGGTTATCCTAAAACAGATGAGgacgaagaagaagatgaggATGAGgacgaagaagaagatgaggATGAAGATGAGGATGATACTAGCAATGGTGATTCCAAAAAGGCCAATAATGGGGGTGAAGATGAAGACGacgaagatgatgatgaagatgatgatgatgatgaagacgatgatgatgaagaagatgatgatgaagatgatgatgaaggaAACCAAATAGAGATAACAGAGgataagaataatattactGCTGGctga